The genomic segment TGTGGTAAATTCACATCTTCCAAAATCATATCTTACTAGATTAGAAAAAATTGCAGTAGAAAAACAATTTGAACTTCATTTAGCAGAACAATCTCTTGAAAAATTTATTCCAACAGAGTTTTATTATTTGTTACAAGACAGACAAAAGCCTTGGGGAACTGCACATGCTATTCTGTGTGCGAAAGAATGTATCCGCGAACCTTTTGTGGTAATCAATGCAGATGATTATTACGGAAAACAAGCGTTTGTTAATATGGCTGCATGTATTGACAATGGCCAAATTCAGCACCAACAATTTGCAATGGTTGCCTTTCCGGTTTCAGCTACTTTAAGCGAAAATGGAGCTGTTTCTAGAGGAATTTGCACACTTACTGATGATGGCAGTTTGCAAAAGGTAATCGAAAGAACCAAAATTGCTCGTGAAGGAAAAGATATTGTATTTATAGAAAATGGTAAAAAGGAAATTATTGAATCAGATACTTTAGTTTCAATGAATTTTTGGGGTTTCCACCCCGCCATTTTTGAAAATTTAGAAAAGGCATTTTATGCTTTTTTGGAATCGGTTCCAGATCCAACTTCAGAACTATATATTCCCACTGAAGTACAACGAATGATTGATTCTAAAAGTGTTAAAGTGAGTGTATTAGATACGACGGATTGTTGGCACGGAATTACCTATCCCGAGGATAAAGTACAATTAGTTGATTTTATTTCAGAATGTGTTACTAATAAATTATATCCGAGCGAATTGTGGAAGTAAATCCAATACTCAATAAAATAATTTGTCATTTTTTGCCTTCTGCAAAAGCAGTTGTTATTTCTCCTATTACAAACGGCTTAATTAATTCGACCTATAGCGTTGAGGCAGTCATAGAAACACAGAGAAAGAAGTACATTTTACAAAAAATAAACACCCTAGTTTTTCAAAAGCCAAAAGCTATTCAGTCTAATATTGTTTTAGTTAGCAGCTTTTTAAAAATTAATAATTACCCACATCCAATATTGGAATTGTGCGAGACTTCTGAAGGTGAAAATGAAATCAATTTTGAAGGAGACAGTTGGCGGATGATGGCACAAATTGAAAATAGTTACACTATTAATGTTGTGGAAAATCCGGAACAGGCGTTTGCAGTAGGTGCTTTTTTTGGTCAATTCTATACCTTTCTAAACGGAATTGAACTAAATCAAATTCAAGCAGTTTTGCCTCATTTTCTAGATACAAAGAATAGAATTGATGCTTTTCAACTCGCTTTGCAATCAGCAAATTCCGACCGATTAATCAAAGCCCAAGAGCAAATAGTGTGGATGGTAAAACACCAAGACTTACCTCAAAAGTGGATGCAATTACAACAACAAAAAGAGTTGCCAATCCGACTCATACATGCCGACCCTAAAATTAGTAACGTTCTTTTTGATTCCGCCACAAACCAACCCAAAGCGATTATCGATTGGGACACCTTAATGCTTGGGACAATTTTATATGATTACGGCGATATGATTCGTTCATATACTAATACAAAATCAGAAGATGAGCCCGATCCGGAAGGTGTATTTAATTCAGATGTTTATCACGAATTAACGAATGGTTTTTTGTCAGAAGCAGGTTCTTTTTTAACCGATATCGAATTGCAATATTTATCCTATGCGCCGCAGGTTATTGTCTATATTCAAGCTTTACGTTTCTTAACCGATTATTTGAATGGAGATATTTATTACCAATGTAATTATCCTGAACAAAATCTAAATCGAGCTAAAAATCAAATCAATTTATTACAACAGATTTTGAAAATTTAGCTTTTGGGCGTTTCCTGTTTGCTTCGTGCCTCGCAATGACAGGGTCGGGCTTTCAGCTGTATCTTTTCATGGTGGACTTCGAGTACCTTAGTCCACCATGAAAAGGATGCCGCCTCTATCCCTAACGCAAAAAAAAACGGTTTAAATCAACCCAGCGCGTTTCAATAAGGCTTCTGGTTTTGGTTCTTGTCCTCTGAATCGTTTGTATAAAATCATTGGATGTTCCGTACCGCCTTTTGAAAGGATATTGTCTTTGAATTTCGTAGCGACCTCCTTGTTGAAAATCCCTTTTTCTTGGAAATAAGCAAAGGCATCAGCGTCCAGGACTTCGGCCCATTTGTAACTGTAATATCCAGACGAATAACCACCTTGGAAAATGTGAGAGAAGGAAACACTCATGCAGTTTTCGGCTACAACAGGATACAGACTGGTGCCTTCAAAAGTAGCTTTTTCAAACGCTTTGATATCCATAATTTCAGTTGGATTATTACTGTGGAAAGCCATGTCTAATAAGCCAAAACTCAATTGGCGTAAAGTAGCCATTCCTTCTAAAAAGCTAGCGCTTTCTTTGATTTTTTCTACAAATTCCTGCGGAATAATTTCGCCTGTTTCGTAATGTTTGGCAAACAAAGCCAAGGCTTCAGGTTCGTAACACCAATTTTCCATCACTTGGGAAGGCAATTCTACAAAATCCCAAAATACGGAAGTACCTGATAAACTTGGATAGGTGGTATTGGCTAACATACCATGTAAACCGTGTCCAAATTCATGAAACAAAGTAGTCACTTCGTTAAATGTTAAAAGAGAAGGTTTGGTTGGAGTAGGTGGTGTAAAATTACATACATTGGAAATATGTGGTCTTTCGTTTACGCCATTCTGAATGTATTGCGGTTTGAACGATGTCATCCAAGCGCCATTTCGTTTGCCTTTTCTTGGGAAAAAATCGGCGTAGAATATCGCAACCAATTCGTTTTTCTCGTCTACTACTTCAAAAGTTTGTACATCTGAATGGTATTTGTCGATGTCAAAAATTTCTCTGAACGTCAATCCAAATAGTTTGTTAGCAATCGTAAACGCACCATTCAACACATTTTCTAATTTGAAATAGGGTTTTAATAGTTCGTCATCCAAATTGAATAATTTTTGTTTCAATTTTTCTGAATAATAAGGTCCGTCCCATTTTTCTAATTGGTCAATTCCGTCCAATTCTTTCGCGAAAGCAGTTAATTGTGCAAATTCTTTTTCAGCTGCAGGTTTTGCTTTGGCTAATAAATCACTTAAAAACGTTGTAACTTGATTAGGATGCTGAGCCATACGTTCTTCTAAAACGAAGTGTGCGTGAGTTTCATATCCTAATAAATTAGCGCGTTCGTAACGTAGTTTAGCTATTTGTAATGTAATTGCTTGATTGTCGAATTCGTTATTTTGAAAGGCTTTTTTTCCTGCGGCAATGGTGATCTCTTTTCGCAATTCACGATTGTCAGCATAGGTCACAAAAGGCAAGTAACTTGGAAAGTCTAAAGTAAAAATCCAACCTTCTTTTTCTTTGGTTTCAGCCAAAGAACGAGCCATTTCGATAGCGCCTTCAGGCAACCCTTTTAAATCGTCTTCGTTAGTAATGTGCAATTCGTAGTTGTT from the Flavobacterium ammonificans genome contains:
- a CDS encoding nucleotidyltransferase family protein; its protein translation is MGHFRPAKTLLIMAGGLGSRYKGLKQVDGITPNGETVLEFSIYDALMAGFTKIVVVVNSHLPKSYLTRLEKIAVEKQFELHLAEQSLEKFIPTEFYYLLQDRQKPWGTAHAILCAKECIREPFVVINADDYYGKQAFVNMAACIDNGQIQHQQFAMVAFPVSATLSENGAVSRGICTLTDDGSLQKVIERTKIAREGKDIVFIENGKKEIIESDTLVSMNFWGFHPAIFENLEKAFYAFLESVPDPTSELYIPTEVQRMIDSKSVKVSVLDTTDCWHGITYPEDKVQLVDFISECVTNKLYPSELWK
- a CDS encoding phosphotransferase enzyme family protein — translated: MEVNPILNKIICHFLPSAKAVVISPITNGLINSTYSVEAVIETQRKKYILQKINTLVFQKPKAIQSNIVLVSSFLKINNYPHPILELCETSEGENEINFEGDSWRMMAQIENSYTINVVENPEQAFAVGAFFGQFYTFLNGIELNQIQAVLPHFLDTKNRIDAFQLALQSANSDRLIKAQEQIVWMVKHQDLPQKWMQLQQQKELPIRLIHADPKISNVLFDSATNQPKAIIDWDTLMLGTILYDYGDMIRSYTNTKSEDEPDPEGVFNSDVYHELTNGFLSEAGSFLTDIELQYLSYAPQVIVYIQALRFLTDYLNGDIYYQCNYPEQNLNRAKNQINLLQQILKI
- a CDS encoding M3 family metallopeptidase, whose protein sequence is MNILTSTYNTKYNTAPFSQIQMSDYQSAFETTIAAARAEIDAITNNTEKPTFENTIESLDYSGQPLDRLSSIFFNLNSAETSDEMQKIAQEVSPILTAFSNDISLNEILFQRVKAVYDQKDELTLTPEQATLLDKKYKSFARNGALLSEDKKSRLREIDTELAKLKLTFGENVLAETNNYELHITNEDDLKGLPEGAIEMARSLAETKEKEGWIFTLDFPSYLPFVTYADNRELRKEITIAAGKKAFQNNEFDNQAITLQIAKLRYERANLLGYETHAHFVLEERMAQHPNQVTTFLSDLLAKAKPAAEKEFAQLTAFAKELDGIDQLEKWDGPYYSEKLKQKLFNLDDELLKPYFKLENVLNGAFTIANKLFGLTFREIFDIDKYHSDVQTFEVVDEKNELVAIFYADFFPRKGKRNGAWMTSFKPQYIQNGVNERPHISNVCNFTPPTPTKPSLLTFNEVTTLFHEFGHGLHGMLANTTYPSLSGTSVFWDFVELPSQVMENWCYEPEALALFAKHYETGEIIPQEFVEKIKESASFLEGMATLRQLSFGLLDMAFHSNNPTEIMDIKAFEKATFEGTSLYPVVAENCMSVSFSHIFQGGYSSGYYSYKWAEVLDADAFAYFQEKGIFNKEVATKFKDNILSKGGTEHPMILYKRFRGQEPKPEALLKRAGLI